Proteins encoded together in one Triticum dicoccoides isolate Atlit2015 ecotype Zavitan chromosome 7B, WEW_v2.0, whole genome shotgun sequence window:
- the LOC119339912 gene encoding dirigent protein 20-like: MTAPLLTLVLLLLTSSAAVACASADPKGDLKRIRVYMHETMSGPNATLLTSVQSPLGGSATFGQIGVLDNELRDGLHRGSSSPLGRFQGLFAMTGLANTPGLLSAVDVVFTGGKYQGSTLAMLGTIQDLRASVERTVVGGTGAFRMARGYSSMVYIPEASTANNDVYRIDFFVDV; this comes from the coding sequence ATGACTGCTCCCTTACTCACGCTTGTACTCCTCCTGCTGACCTCGTCGGCGGCCGTGGCGTGCGCCAGTGCCGATCCCAAGGGCGACCTCAAGCGCATCCGCGTGTACATGCACGAAACCATGTCGGGGCCGAACGCGACACTGCTGACGTCAGTGCAGTCCCCGCTGGGCGGCAGCGCAACGTTCGGGCAGATCGGCGTGCTGGACAACGAGCTGCGGGACGGACTGCACCGGGGTAGCTCGTCGCCGCTGGGCCGGTTCCAGGGCTTGTTTGCCATGACTGGGCTGGCGAACACGCCGGGCCTTCTGTCAGCGGTGGACGTCGTGTTCACGGGCGGGAAGTACCAAGGGAGCACGCTGGCCATGCTGGGCACGATACAGGACTTGCGGGCCTCCGTCGAGCGCACAGTCGTCGGCGGGACCGGCGCGTTTCGGATGGCGCGGGGTTACAGCTCCATGGTTTACATTCCCGAGGCGAGCACGGCGAACAACGATGTCTACAGGATCGACTTCTTTGTTGATGTTTAG